The Caloenas nicobarica isolate bCalNic1 chromosome 30, bCalNic1.hap1, whole genome shotgun sequence genome contains a region encoding:
- the LOC135999824 gene encoding olfactory receptor 14J1-like has translation MSNSSSITQFLLLAFSDTRELQLLHFWLFLGIYLAALLGNGLIITTIACDQHLHTPMYFFLLNLSFLDLGFISSTVPKSMANSLRDTCAVSYTGCAAQVFFSFFCGTAEYCLLTIMSYNRYVAICKPLHYGTLLGSRACVHMAAAAWATGFLAALLHTANTFSLPLCKGNALDQFFCEIPQILKLSCSDAYIREVWLLVGTVCLTFGCFFFIVLSYVQIFRAVLRIPSEQGRHKAFSTCLPHLAVVSLFVSTVMFVYLKPPSMSSPSLDLLVSVLYTVVPPAVNPLIYSMRNQELKGALWKLIS, from the coding sequence atgtccaacagcagctccatcacccagttcctcctcctggcattctcagacacacgggagctgcagcttttgcacttctggctcttcctgggcatctacctggctgccctcctgggcaacggcctcatcatcaccaccatagcctgtgaccagcacctccacacccccatgtacttcttcctgctcaacctctccttccttgacctgggcttcatctccagcactgtacccaaatccatggccaattcaCTCCGGGACACGTGCGCCGtttcctacacaggatgtgctgcacaggtctttttttcctttttctgtggtacAGCAGAATATTGTCTCCTCACAATCATGTCCTAcaaccgctacgttgccatctgcaaacccctgcactacgggaccctcctgggcagcagagcttgtgtccacatggcagcagctgcctgggccactgggtttctcgctgctctgctgcacacggccaatacattttcactgccgctctgcaagggcaatgccctggaccagttcttctgtgaaatcccccagatcctcaagctctcctgctcagatgcctacataagggaagtttggcttcttgtaggtactgtctgtttaacttttggctgtttttttttcattgtgctgtcctatgtgcagatcttcagggccgtgctgaggatcccctctgagcagggacggcacaaagccttttccacgtgcctccctcacctggccgtggtctccctgtttgtcagcactgtcatgtttgtctacctgaagcccccctccatgtcttccccatccctggatctgcTGGTGTCTGTCCTGTAcacagtggtgcctccagcagtgaatcccctcatctacagcatgaggaaccaggagctcaagggtgccctgtggaaactcatatcttag